The following is a genomic window from Serratia ficaria.
GTGGGGCAGCGCGCAGGACAGCGGCGAAGTGGGTTCGTCGGCTAGGCTGGTGGTGTTTATCGTTGGGGCGTTAACCTGATTTTTGTGATAAAAATCACAATTATTATGTAGTTTGATTTCTGTTTCTTTGCTCATGGTGATTGCCGTCACGAAATTGACCGGCAGTTTTCAGTAGAGTGCTTTTTTGTTCCTCCCAATAAACATGATCCATGAGGAGTCTCGTATGTCTCAATCTGACGTTTTTCATCTCGGCCTCACCAAAAGTGATTTACAAGGGGCTCAGCTTGCCATCGTGCCGGGCGATCCGCAGCGCGTAGAGAAAATTGCCAAGCTGATGGAAAATCCGGTGCATCTGGCCTCCCATCGTGAATTCACCACCTGGCGCGCGGAGCTGGACGGCAAGGCGGTGATCGTCTGCTCTACCGGCATCGGCGGCCCATCCACCTCGATTGCGGTGGAAGAGCTGGCGCAGCTGGGCATTCGCACCTTCCTGCGCATCGGCACCACCGGCGCCATTCAGTCCGACATCAACGTCGGCGATGTGCTGGTCACCACCGCGGCGGTGCGTCTTGACGGCGCCAGCCTGCACTTCGCGCCGATGGAGTTCCCGGCGGTCGCGGACTTTGCCTGCACCACCGCGCTGGTGGAAGCGGCCAAAGCCAGCGGCGCCACTACCCATATTGGCGTGACCGCGTCTTCCGATACCTTCTACCCGGGCCAGGAGCGCTACGACACTTACTCCGGCCGCGTGGTCAGCCGTTTCAAAGGCTCGATGGAAGAATGGCAGGCGATGGGCGTGATGAACTATGAAATGGAATCCGCCACCCTGCTGACCATGTGCGCCAGCCAGGGCCTGCGCGCCGGTATGGTCGCCGGGGTGATCGTCAACCGTACCCAGCAAGAGATCCCGAACGCGGAAACCATGAAAAACACCGAAAGCAAAGCGGTGCAGATCGTGGTGGACGCCGCGCGCCGCCTGCTGTAATCCCCTGTTGTTCAACGGGTCGCTCTGCGGCCCGTTTTTCCATTCGCGGTTAATCTGTTACGGTTATAGCCATCGGCGTCACGCCGACGGCCGCAGCGTTATTGCATGTTGGCCGCCGCCGCAGCGCGTTGTCAAACCATAACAATGAGGACGTTTATGACCGCCCAAATCCTGCTTCACCCTTCGCTTGCGCCGCTCGACGGCGGTATCAACTTTCGCGATTTTGGCGGCAACGGCGTGGCCGATGGGCGCCGCATCAAACGCGGCCTGCTGTTCCGTTCCGGCTCGCTCGAGCGGCTGACGGAGAAAGACTGCGAGTTTCTGGCCGGCGTGCCGGTGCGATCGGTGCTGGACTACCGCGACGCCGACGAGGTGCAGGCCAAGCCGGATATCCTGTGGCGCGGCGCCGATTATCACCACGTGCCGGCCAACCCGCTGAGCAACGAGGTCAACGCCAACCTGGAAAAGCTCACCAGCGAAACGCTGGCCGGCTTTGACGCCCGGGCGTTCATGCTGGAGCTGTATCGCCGCCTGCCGTTCGGCAATGCGGCCTACAAGCGGCTGGCGCAGCTGCTGAGCAACCCCGGCGACGGCGCGATTGTGCAGCACTGCGCGGTGGGTAAAGACCGCACCGGGATAGGTTCGGCGCTGGTGCTGTTTGCGCTGGGCGCCGACGAAGCGACGGTGACCGAAGATTACCTGCTGACCGAAACCACGCTGGCGACCTTTCGCGAGCAGATGTTGGATCAGCTGTCGATCCGCTTGAACGCGGCCGCGCTCGGGCAGTTCGCCTACGTGCTGAGCGCGCGCGAAGAGTTTCTGATGACCGCCCTGAGCTGCATCCGCGAACAATACGGCTCTACCGATCGCTGGCTGGAGGCGGAGTACGGTCTGGGGGCGGCCCAGCGCGAAACGCTGCAGGCGTTTTACCTCGAGTAAACCGCCTGATGTTTAGCCGGGGTTTAACTCGTTCCGGCTGACATTGCGTATCCTTGGCGGTGGAATATCGCGTATCAGGAGCCCCGTATTGAGCCTCAATGACGTTATCAACTGGGTCAGCGACGTCGTGCGTCAGCACGAGGGCTGGGCCCTTCCCATTATCTTCTTCCTGGCGTTCGGCGAGTCGCTGGCGTTTTTGTCGCTGCTGCTGCCGGCCACGGTGATCCTGCTGGCGCTGGGCGCGTTGATCGGCGAAAGCGGCATCGCGTTTTGGCCGATCTGGGCCGCCGCCGCCGCCGGCGCCTTCTTCGGCGACTGGATCTCCTATTGGATCGGCTATCACTATCAGGACCGGGTGGCGCACATGTGGCCGCTGTCGCGCAATCCGCAGTTATTGACGCGCGGCCATGCGTTTTTTGAGCGCTGGGGCGTAGTGGGCATTTTCATCGGCCGCTTCTTCGGCCCGCTGCGCGCCGTGGTGCCGCTGGTGGGGGGCATATGCGGCATGCCGCAGCGCTATTTCCAACTGGCGAACATCACTTCGGCGATGATCTGGGCGTTTGGCATTCTGGCGCCCGGGGCGTTCGGCATCAAGTGGTTAAGCCAATGGTTGGGCTGACTTTCGCCTGAGTTGCGCGCCGGCGCGCAATATTGCCCGCAGCGTGCAAAATCAGGCTGGACATCCATACAGCATCCCCTTAACGTGACGGGCAACGGGCGAGTGAAACGCCGGAACGGCAAGGCGCAACAGGAGGCAGGGTGGATACCAGTCTGGTTTACGGTATGGGTGGGGTGGTTATCGGCATGCTGCTGGGGTGGCTGATCGCCAGCCTGCGGGCGCAGCAGGCCGGCGCGCAGCATGAAACCGAGCTGCGCTTGCTGGAGCAATCGCTGCTGCAGGCGCAACAGGAAGCGACGGCCCGGCAGGAGACGCTGCAGCGCCAGGAACAACAGATGCGCCAGAGCGATCTGGAGCTGCGCAATTTGCACAGCCAGCTGGCGGCCGGGCACGAAAAGCTGCAACAGCTCAATCACTGGCGCAACGAGTGCGAACTGCTCAATCAGGAGCTGCGCGCCCAGCGCGAGGTCAACGGCGTGCAGGAAGCCGAACTGCGCGAGGTCACCATCCGTCTGGAGGAGACCCGCATGGCGGCGGAAGAAAAGCAGCGCCTGCTGATCAACAGCGAACAGCGCCTCACCACGCAGTTCGAAAACCTGGCCAACCGCATTTTCGAACACAGCGGGCGCAAGGTGGATGAACAGAACCGGCAGAGCCTGGATCGCCTGTTGCTGCCGCTGCGCGAACAGCTGGACGGCTTCCGCCGCCAGGTGCAGGACAGCTTTGGCCAGGAAGCACGCGAGCGCCATACGTTGACGCACGAAATCCGTAATCTGCAGCAGCTCAATGCGCAGATGGCGCGCGAAGCCATCAACCTCACCAAGGCGCTGAAGGGGGACAATAAAACCCAGGGCAACTGGGGCGAGGTGGTGCTTAGCCGGGTGCTGGAGGCCTCCGGCCTGCGCGAAGGCCACGAGTATGAAACCCAGGTCAACGTACGGGTGGACCACCAGAGCCGCATGCAGCCAGACGTCATCGTCCGGCTGCCGCAGGGCAAGGACGTGGTGATCGACGCCAAGATGTCGTTGATCGCCTACGAACGCTATTTCAACGGGGAAGACGAGGCGGAGCGCGAAGCGGCGCTGAATGAGCATATCGCCTCGCTGCGCGGCCATATCCGGCTGCTGGGGCGCAAGGACTACCAGCAGTTGCCCGGCCTGCGTTCGCTGGATTACGTGCTGATGTTCATTCCGGTCGAGCCGGCCTTCCTGTTGGCGATCGACCGCGAGCCCGAATTGATCAGCGAGGCGCTCAAGCACAACATTATGCTGGTCAGCCCCACCACGCTGCTGGTGGCGCTGCGCACCATCACCAACCTGTGGCGCTACGAACATCAGAGCCAAAATGCCCAGCGCATCGCCGACCGGGCGGCGAAGCTGTACGACAAGATGCGGCTGTTCGTGGACGACATGTCCGCGCTGGGGCAAAGCCTGGATAAAGCGCAGGGCAGTTATCGCCAGGCGATGAACAAACTGAGCGAAGGCCGTGGTAATCTTATCGGCCAGACCGAGGGCTTCCGCGCGCTGGGGGTTGAAGTGAAGCGACCTATCAACCCGCTGCTGGCGCAGCAGGCCGGCGCGCAGCAAGATGAAGCCGATGCGGCGGCGGACGACGACGAGGCCGCCGCAGTGCCGCAGGCGGAAGATGACAATCCCGCCGAAGAACCAGGCTCCGTTTCGCATGGCTGAACGCCGCGGCGAGGTGGGGTATTCCTTGGGGTTCTGGTACACTCAACCCCACAAAATTGACTGAATAGCAGGCAGGACAATGGCAGAACAACCGCAGGAAACCACCGATTTCGGTTTTCGCACCGTCGCTAGAGACGAAAAACAGGCCATGGTGGCGGACGTTTTTCATTCGGTAGCGGCCAAGTATGACGTGATGAACGACCTGATGTCGTTCGGCATCCACCGCATCTGGAAGCGTTTCACCATTGACTGCAGCGGCGTGCGCCGCGGGCAGCGGGTGCTGGATCTGGCCGGTGGCACCGGCGACCTGGCCGCCAAGTTCTCCCGCATGGTCGGTGAGCAGGGGCAGGTGGTGCTGGCGGACATCAACGATTCGATGCTGAAGATGGGGCGCGAAAAGCTGCGCGATCGCGGCATCGTCGGCAACATCAACTATGTGCAGGCCAATGCCGAAGCATTGCCGTTCCCCGACAACTACTTCGACTGCATCACCATCTCTTTCGGCCTGCGCAACGTGACCGACAAGGACAAGGCGCTGCGTTCGATGTTCCGCGTGCTGAAGCCGGGCGGCCGCCTGCTGGTGCTGGAGTTCTCCAAGCCGCTGCTGGCGCCGCTGAGCAAGGCCTACGACGCTTATTCTTTCCACGTGCTGCCAAAAATCGGCGAGCTGGTGGTGAAGGATCCGGACAGCTACCGCTATCTGGCCGAGTCGATCCGCATGCACCCCGATCAGGAAACCCTGAAGGGCATGATGGGCAACGCCGGCTTCGATAACGTGACCTATTTCAACCTGACCGGCGGCATTGTGGCGCTGCATCGGGGCTTCAAGTTCTGATATGAATATGCCGATGCTGTTTACCCCGCTATTGACCGGGGCGCTGGAAACCTCGCTGAACAGCCTGCTGTTTCGCGACCGCAGCATGAAAGCCGCCCGGCAGCGCTTGGCGGGCAAGGTGCTGCGTATCGAACTGGAAGAGCTGGCCTCGCCGCTGGTGCTGGTGTTCAGCGAGCTGCGGGTCGACGTGCTGGGGCAGTCCGAAGACGACGCCGACTGCAAGGTGCGCAGCCGCATTCCGGCGCTGCTCAAGCTGCGCGATCGCCAACAGTTGCCAGTGCTGATGCGCAGCGGCGAGCTGACGGTGGAAGGCGACATCCAGGTGGTGCAACAGCTGGTCGGGCTGTTGGATCTGGCGGAATGGGATCCGGCCGAATGGCTGGCGCCTTATATCGGCGATATCGCCGCGCAGGGCATTACCCAGGCGCTGGGCAAAGGCGCCGGCCTGCTGAAGGCCGGTGTGCAGCGTCGGCAACAAGATGTGGCGGAAACCCTGACCGAAGAATGGCGCCTGGCGCCGGGGCCGCTGGAAGTGGTGTGGTTCAACGAGGAAGTTGACGCCGTCACCCGCAGCGCGCAAGCGCTGCTCGCCCGCATGGACAAGTTGGAGGGCAAGCGATGACCCCTGGCGAACTGCGCCGCCTGTATTTGATCGTCCGCGTTTTTCTCAGCTATGGTCTGGATGAACTGATCCCTAAAATGCGGCTGACCCTGCCGCTGCGCTTTGGCCGCCGGCTGCTGTTCTGGATGCCGAATCGCCACAAGGATAAACCCCTGGGCGAGCGTTTGCGGCTGGCGCTGCAGGAGCTGGGCCCGGTGTGGATCAAATTCGGTCAGATGATGTCGACCCGCCGTGACCTGTTCCCGCCGCACATCGCCGATCAGCTGACGCTGCTGCAGGACCGGGTAGCGCCCTTTGACGGCGCGCTGGCGCGCAAGCATATAGAACAGGCGATGGGCGGCCCGCTGGAGACCTGGTTTGACGATTTTGACCAGCAGGCGCTGGCGTCGGCCTCCATTGCGCAGGTGCATACCGCCCGGCTGAAAACCACCGGCCAGGAAGTGGTGCTGAAAGTGATTCGACCGGATATCGGGCCGATCATCAAGGCCGACGTTCGCCTGATGTACCGGCTGGCCGGCTGGGTGCCGATGCTGATGCCGGACGGCCGCCGGCTGCGCCCGCGCGAAGTGGTGCGCGAGTACGAAAAGACCCTGCTGGACGAACTGAACCTGCTGCGCGAAGCGGCCAACGCCATTCAGCTGCGCCGCAATTTTGAAGGCAGCCCGATGCTGTACGTGCCCGAAGTCTACTCCGATTACTGCCGCGAAAGCGTGCTGGTGATGGAGCGGATTTACGGCATTCCGGTATCGGACATCGCCACGCTGGAACAGCAGGGCACCAACATGAAACTGCTGGCGGAGCGCGGCGTACAGGTGTTCTTTACCCAGGTATTCCGCGACAGCTTCTTCCATGCGGACATGCATCCCGGTAATATTTTCGTCAGCTACGAACACCCGGAAGATCCCTGCTATATCGGCATCGACTGCGGCATCGTCGGCTCGTTGAACAAGGACGACAAGCGTTATCTGGCGGAAAACTTCATCGCCTTCTTCAACCGCGATTATCGCAAGGTGGCAGAGCTGCACGTCGACTCCGGCTGGGTGCCGCGCGACACCAACGTAGAAGATTTCGAATTCGCCATCCGCACCGTTTGCGAGCCGATTTTCGAGAAGCCGCTGGCGGAGATCTCGTTCGGCAACGTGCTGCTGAACCTGTTCAATACGGCGCGCCGTTTCAATATGGAAGTGCAGCCGCAACTGGTGTTATTGCAGAAGACCTTGCTGTATGTTGAAGGTCTGGGCCGCCAGCTCTACCCGCAGTTGGATCTGTGGACCACCGCCAAGCCGTTCCTCGAGAGCTGGCTGCGCGATCAGGTCGGCATTCCGGCGGTAATACGCGCGCTGAAAGAAAAGGCGCCGTTCTGGGCGGAGAAGCTGCCCGAGCTGCCTGAATTGTTTTACGACAGCCTGCAGCAACATAAACTGCTGCAACAAAGCGTTGATAAGCTGACCAACCAAATGCAGGCCCAGCGGGTTCGCCAAGGGCAATCGCGTTATCTGTTCGGCGTTGGCGCTACACTGTTAGTAAGCGGTACGTTGCTGCTGCTGGGCCAGGTCGAGGTATTCCCCGCCTGGATGATGGCCGCCGGCATCGTATGCTGGGTGATTGGCTGGAAGCGAACCACCTGAATTGACTCGATACTCTGGTAAAGTCTGCCCTATAATGCGGCTGGCTTTGAAATACCCTTTTAAAATTAGAGGTAATTGGAATGGGCGGTATTAGTATTACGCAATTGTTGATCATCGCAGTGATCGTGGTGCTGCTGTTCGGCACCAAAAAGCTCCGCACGCTGGGCTCCGATCTCGGTGCATCAATCAAGGGTTTCAAAAAGGCGATCGGCGACGAAACTCCACCGCCGACCAATACGGCTGAGAAAAGCAGCCTGGACGACGCTGACTTCACGGCCAAGCCTATTACCGATAAGCAGCCGGAAGTGAAAACCGAAGAGTCGAAGAACAAAGAGCAGGTATAAACCGTGTTTGACATTGGGTTTAGTGAGCTGCTGTTGGTGCTGGTTATCGGCCTGGTCGTGCTCGGGCCGGAACGGTTGCCGGTAGCGGTCAGAACCGTTTCGGGCTGGATCCGCGCGCTGCGCTCGCTGGCGGCTTCGGTGCAGCACGAGCTTTCTCAGGAGCTGAAGCTGCAGGAGCTGCAGGACAGCCTGAAAAAAGCCGAGAAGGCCGGTTTGCAGAATTTGACGCCGGAACTGAAGGCGTCAATGGATGAATTGAAAGACGCCGCAGAGTCGCTGAAGCGCACCTATCAGGGCGAAAAGGACGAACTGGCGCATACCATCCATAACCCGCTGGCCACTGACCCGGAAGCCATTCACGACGACGGCGTGACGCCGGCGGAAGCGCCCGTCGTCGCGCAGCCGGTCAAAAAGCCGGTTGCCGTTGAAGCGGCGGCCGAACCTGTTGCGGATAAAACCCCAGCGTCTCACCAACCTAGTGGCGATCGTTAAAACATGGCTGTTGAAGATACCCAACCCCTTATCAGTCATCTGATAGAACTGCGTAAGCGGCTGTTAAACTCGATCATCAGCGTACTGGCGATCTTTCTGGCGTTAGTCTATTTCGCCAACGACATTTATCAGCTGGTGTCCGCGCCGTTGATCAAGCAGCTGCCGGCGGGCGCGAGCATGATCGCCACCGACGTGGCGTCACCGTTCTTTACCCCGATCAAACTGACCATGATCGTCTCGGTGTTCGTTTCGGCGCCGGTGATCCTGTATCAGGTTTGGGCCTTTATCGCGCCGGCGCTGTATAAGCATGAACGCCGGTTGATGATGCCGCTGCTGGTTTCCAGCAGCCTGCTGTTTTATCTCGGCATGGCCTTCGCTTACTTCATCGTGTTCCCGCTGGCCTTCGGTTTCTTCGCCAAGACTGCGCCGGCAGGGGTGATGATCGCCACCGACATCAATAACTACCTCGACTTCGTCATGGCGCTGTTTATGGCGTTCGGCGTGGCCTTCGAAGTGCCGGTCGCCATCATTCTGCTGTGCTGGAGCGGGGTTACGTCGCCGGAAGATCTGAAGAAAAAACGGCCTTACGTTTTGGTCGGCGCCTTTGTGGTCGGTATGTTGCTGACGCCGCCGGACGTATTTTCGCAAACCCTGCTGGCGATACCCATGTATCTGCTGTTTGAAGTGGGGGTGTTCTTCGCCCGCTTCTATACCGGCAAACGTCGTCCGCAGCCGGAAGAAGAAGACGAGGGTGAAGACCCCCCGGCCGCGTAGTCCGTATTGTGTTTCCGAGCCGCCCGCTGGGCGGCTTTTGCTTTGGGAAAAACCATGTTTGATATCGGCGTGAACCTCACCAGCCCCCAGTTCGCCAAAGACCGCCGGCAGGTGGTGGAGCGCGCGCGCGCCGCCGGGGTGACCGGGCTGCTAATCACCGGCACCGATCTGCAGGAGAGTCGCGAGGCCAGTGAATTGGCTCAGCAGGATGCCGGCTATTGCTGGTCGACCGCCGGCGTGCATCCGCATTACGCCAGCGGCTGGGATGCGCAGAGCGCCGAGCAGATCCATGCGCTGGCCACGCGTTCCGAAGTGGCGGCGATCGGCGAGTGCGGGCTGGATTTCAACCGCAATTTCTCTACGCCGGAGCAGCAGGAGGCGGCATTCAGCGCCCAGTTGGCGCTGGCGGCGGAACTGGCGATGCCGGTTTTTCTGCATTGTCGCGACGCACACGCACGTTTTGCCGCGCTGCTGGCGCCCTGGTTGGATAAACTGCCCGCGGCCGTGGTGCACTGTTTTACCGGCACCGCCGAAGAATTAGACCGCTGCCTGTCGCTGGGCCTGTCGATCGGGATCACCGGTTGGGTATGCGACGAGCGGCGCGGCCTGGAGCTGCGCGCCTTGCTGCCGCGGATCCCGGCGGAGCGTTTATTGCTGGAAACCGACGCCCCCTATCTGTTGCCCCGGGATTTACACCCTAAACCTGCATCTCGCCGCAACGAACCCGGTTTTCTGCCCCATATCGTTCGTCAGGTGGCCGCCTGGCGCCAGGAAGATCCTGAATGGCTGGGGCAAAAAACCGATGAGAACGCCCGCCGGCTATTCCGGCTGGTTTGAGTTAGGAGAAAACTATGAGCTATGCATTTCCGGGCACCTTCCCTGGTCGCCGTATGCGCCGCGTGCGCCGTCATGACTTCAGTCGCCGTCTGGTCGCCGAGAACCAGCTGACGGTCAACGACCTGATCTATCCGGTATTTGTCATGGAAGGCAGCAACCGCCAGGAAGAGGTTTCATCGATGCCCGGCGTATCGCGCATGACTATCGATCTGTTGATCAAGGAAGCGGAAGCCATCGCCAAGCTCGGCGTGCCGGTGATCTCCCTGTTCCCGGTCATCGAGTCGGGCCTGAAATCGCTGCATGCGGAAGAGGCTTATAATCCGGACGGTCTGGTGCAGCGCACGGTGCGCGCGCTGAAGGACGCGGTGCCGGAGCTGGGCATTCTGACCGACGTCGCGCTCGACCCTTACACCACCCACGGGCAGGATGGGGTGATCGATGAACAAGGCTATGTGATTAACGACGTCACCAAAGAGATTCTGGTGCGTCAGGCGCTGTCTCATGCCGAAGCCGGGGCGGAAATCGTGGCGCCAAGCGACATGATGGATGGCCGCATCGGTGCGATACGCGATCGCCTGGAGCTGCAAGGCCTGGTGAATACCCAAATCATGGCCTATTCCGCCAAATATGCCTCTTGTTACTACGGCCCGTTCCGCGATGCGCTGGGTTCCACCGGCAACCTGAAGGGCGGCAACAAGAAGACCTACCAGATGGATCCGGCCAACAGCGACGAAGCGCTGCAAGAGATTGCGCAGGATCTGCAGGAAGGCGCGGACATGGTGATGGTGAAGCCGGGCATGCCGTATCTGGACGTGGTGCGCCGGGTGAAAGACACCTTTGGCGTGCCGACCTTCGCTTACCAGGTGTCCGGCGAATATGCCATGCACATGGCGGCGATCCAGAATGGCTGGCTGCAGGAACGGCCTGCGGTGATGGAATCCCTGATGTGCTTCAAACGCGCCGGCGCCGATGGCGTGCTGACTTACTTCGCCAAGCGGGTCGCCCAGTGGCTGCATGATGAGGCGATGCAGCGCTAAGCGCTGACCGCATAAAAACGAAGGGCGCCCGCGGGCGCCTTTCTGCATTACAGCTTCTGGAACTGCCGATTGTCCAGACTTTGGCTGACCTGCTTGTTGATCAGGTTCAGCAACAGCATCGAGCGCGCTTCGCCGTCCGGTTCGGTATAAATGGCCTGCAGCCCCCCTCGAATACGCCGTCGACGATCAGCACGGTGTCCCCCGGCTGCGGCGTTTCCGGATCGACGTAAGCCTCGCTGGCGTGCGTTTGCAGCTCTTCGATCACCTTGTGCGGAATGGTGGTCGGCAGCGAGCCGAAGCGCACGAAGTGGCTGACGCCCCGGGTGGCGCTGATGGTGGTGGTGTGAATGCGCTCCGGGTCGAACTGCACGAACAGGTAGTTGGGGAACAGGGGTTCGCTGACCGCGATGCGTTTGCCGCGCACGATTTTTTCCAGCGTGATGATCGGGCTGAGGCAGTTCACTTCCTGCCGTTCCAGATGTTCCTGCGCCCGTAACAGCTGGCCGCGTTTGCAATAGAGTAAGTACCAGGATTCCATAATTTCACATGCCTTTCTGCCAGCCGGTAAGCATATCAAAAGCTATTACGGATACATAGTGATGCAGGTTTCAGCTTGTAACCGGCGCTATCTCCATGAATAGTTGGCTATTAGCGGAGGGTCACACACTTGTCTGCACGGCTCGGGTATAACAGAGGGCTAAAAATTTGTTACCGTCACAGTATGGCAAGGCCCGGCGCCGCCAGATGTGACGCTATTCATCGTTTTTGATTTGGGGGAGAGATGGAGTTATTTCTGTTGAGCAACGGCAAGCTGCCTGACGAAGCCGAACTGCTGGGGTACGCCAAGAGCCGGCTGCTGGCGATGATTGAGCGCCGCGGCGTTAAATCCGCGGTATTTATCCCTTACGCGATGCTCCGCAATGACTATGACCAGCGCGCGCAGGAGCTGGCGCAGACCCTGGGCATCGAGGTCGCCAGCATTCATCACGCGGCCTCCCCGGCGGCGGCGATCGCCGAAGCGGAATGTATTTTGGTCAGCGGCGGCAATACCTGGATGCTGAACCAGATGCTGCATGAGCAGGGGCTGATCGTGCCTATCCAGCGTGCGGTGCGCGAGCGCGGCGTGCCCTACGTCGGCTGGAGCGCCGGCTGCAACGTGGCGACGCCGAGCATCCGCACCACCAATGACATGCCGGTGCGCTGCAGCGTGGTGTTGCCGGCGCTGGGGCTGTTCCCGGTGCAGATTAACCCGCACTATATCGACGCCCATATCAGCGGTCATATGGGGGAAACCCGCGACGAGCGCCTGGCGGAGTTCTGCGTGGTCAATCCGAGCGAATCGGTGGTGGCGCTGCGCGAAGGCAGCCTGCTGCACGTCGAGGGCGATGAACTGAGTTATTTCAGCGCCAGGCAGCAGGGGTTCAAGGTATTCCGCCACGGCGAAGAGACCCGCGAGTATCAGGATACGCGGGCTTTGGCCGCGCTGGTGCCCTTCATCTGCCGCTGAGGGTCGCCCGGTATTGGGCGGCGTTTAACAAAATTGCAGCAACAAGCGTGAAGAGGGCTTATAATGCCCTCCTCACTGGCCGTTATAATGATCAGCATGAAATACCGTGACTTACGCGATTTCCTCTCGTTGCTGGAAAAGAGAGGGGAACTAAAACGCATCAGCCAGCCGATTGATCCCTATCTGGAAATGACAGAAATTGCCGATCGCACCCTGCGTGCGGGCGGCCCGGCGCTGCTGTTTGAAAACCCGAAAGGGTACGACATGCCGGTGCTGTGCAACCTGTTCGGTACCGCCAACCGCGTGGCGATGGGCATGGGCCAGGAGGATGTCAGCGCGCTGCGC
Proteins encoded in this region:
- the udp gene encoding uridine phosphorylase, which translates into the protein MSQSDVFHLGLTKSDLQGAQLAIVPGDPQRVEKIAKLMENPVHLASHREFTTWRAELDGKAVIVCSTGIGGPSTSIAVEELAQLGIRTFLRIGTTGAIQSDINVGDVLVTTAAVRLDGASLHFAPMEFPAVADFACTTALVEAAKASGATTHIGVTASSDTFYPGQERYDTYSGRVVSRFKGSMEEWQAMGVMNYEMESATLLTMCASQGLRAGMVAGVIVNRTQQEIPNAETMKNTESKAVQIVVDAARRLL
- a CDS encoding tyrosine-protein phosphatase encodes the protein MTAQILLHPSLAPLDGGINFRDFGGNGVADGRRIKRGLLFRSGSLERLTEKDCEFLAGVPVRSVLDYRDADEVQAKPDILWRGADYHHVPANPLSNEVNANLEKLTSETLAGFDARAFMLELYRRLPFGNAAYKRLAQLLSNPGDGAIVQHCAVGKDRTGIGSALVLFALGADEATVTEDYLLTETTLATFREQMLDQLSIRLNAAALGQFAYVLSAREEFLMTALSCIREQYGSTDRWLEAEYGLGAAQRETLQAFYLE
- a CDS encoding DedA family protein; translation: MSLNDVINWVSDVVRQHEGWALPIIFFLAFGESLAFLSLLLPATVILLALGALIGESGIAFWPIWAAAAAGAFFGDWISYWIGYHYQDRVAHMWPLSRNPQLLTRGHAFFERWGVVGIFIGRFFGPLRAVVPLVGGICGMPQRYFQLANITSAMIWAFGILAPGAFGIKWLSQWLG
- the rmuC gene encoding DNA recombination protein RmuC — protein: MDTSLVYGMGGVVIGMLLGWLIASLRAQQAGAQHETELRLLEQSLLQAQQEATARQETLQRQEQQMRQSDLELRNLHSQLAAGHEKLQQLNHWRNECELLNQELRAQREVNGVQEAELREVTIRLEETRMAAEEKQRLLINSEQRLTTQFENLANRIFEHSGRKVDEQNRQSLDRLLLPLREQLDGFRRQVQDSFGQEARERHTLTHEIRNLQQLNAQMAREAINLTKALKGDNKTQGNWGEVVLSRVLEASGLREGHEYETQVNVRVDHQSRMQPDVIVRLPQGKDVVIDAKMSLIAYERYFNGEDEAEREAALNEHIASLRGHIRLLGRKDYQQLPGLRSLDYVLMFIPVEPAFLLAIDREPELISEALKHNIMLVSPTTLLVALRTITNLWRYEHQSQNAQRIADRAAKLYDKMRLFVDDMSALGQSLDKAQGSYRQAMNKLSEGRGNLIGQTEGFRALGVEVKRPINPLLAQQAGAQQDEADAAADDDEAAAVPQAEDDNPAEEPGSVSHG
- the ubiE gene encoding bifunctional demethylmenaquinone methyltransferase/2-methoxy-6-polyprenyl-1,4-benzoquinol methylase UbiE, whose translation is MAEQPQETTDFGFRTVARDEKQAMVADVFHSVAAKYDVMNDLMSFGIHRIWKRFTIDCSGVRRGQRVLDLAGGTGDLAAKFSRMVGEQGQVVLADINDSMLKMGREKLRDRGIVGNINYVQANAEALPFPDNYFDCITISFGLRNVTDKDKALRSMFRVLKPGGRLLVLEFSKPLLAPLSKAYDAYSFHVLPKIGELVVKDPDSYRYLAESIRMHPDQETLKGMMGNAGFDNVTYFNLTGGIVALHRGFKF
- the ubiJ gene encoding ubiquinone biosynthesis protein UbiJ encodes the protein MLFTPLLTGALETSLNSLLFRDRSMKAARQRLAGKVLRIELEELASPLVLVFSELRVDVLGQSEDDADCKVRSRIPALLKLRDRQQLPVLMRSGELTVEGDIQVVQQLVGLLDLAEWDPAEWLAPYIGDIAAQGITQALGKGAGLLKAGVQRRQQDVAETLTEEWRLAPGPLEVVWFNEEVDAVTRSAQALLARMDKLEGKR
- the ubiB gene encoding ubiquinone biosynthesis regulatory protein kinase UbiB, with the translated sequence MTPGELRRLYLIVRVFLSYGLDELIPKMRLTLPLRFGRRLLFWMPNRHKDKPLGERLRLALQELGPVWIKFGQMMSTRRDLFPPHIADQLTLLQDRVAPFDGALARKHIEQAMGGPLETWFDDFDQQALASASIAQVHTARLKTTGQEVVLKVIRPDIGPIIKADVRLMYRLAGWVPMLMPDGRRLRPREVVREYEKTLLDELNLLREAANAIQLRRNFEGSPMLYVPEVYSDYCRESVLVMERIYGIPVSDIATLEQQGTNMKLLAERGVQVFFTQVFRDSFFHADMHPGNIFVSYEHPEDPCYIGIDCGIVGSLNKDDKRYLAENFIAFFNRDYRKVAELHVDSGWVPRDTNVEDFEFAIRTVCEPIFEKPLAEISFGNVLLNLFNTARRFNMEVQPQLVLLQKTLLYVEGLGRQLYPQLDLWTTAKPFLESWLRDQVGIPAVIRALKEKAPFWAEKLPELPELFYDSLQQHKLLQQSVDKLTNQMQAQRVRQGQSRYLFGVGATLLVSGTLLLLGQVEVFPAWMMAAGIVCWVIGWKRTT
- the tatA gene encoding Sec-independent protein translocase subunit TatA, encoding MGGISITQLLIIAVIVVLLFGTKKLRTLGSDLGASIKGFKKAIGDETPPPTNTAEKSSLDDADFTAKPITDKQPEVKTEESKNKEQV
- the tatB gene encoding Sec-independent protein translocase protein TatB, producing MFDIGFSELLLVLVIGLVVLGPERLPVAVRTVSGWIRALRSLAASVQHELSQELKLQELQDSLKKAEKAGLQNLTPELKASMDELKDAAESLKRTYQGEKDELAHTIHNPLATDPEAIHDDGVTPAEAPVVAQPVKKPVAVEAAAEPVADKTPASHQPSGDR